In a genomic window of Candidatus Cloacimonas sp.:
- a CDS encoding NAD-dependent epimerase/dehydratase family protein has protein sequence MKIAITGANGFVGSNLVKHFLSTGFEVKALIRASASSAFIPPQAQIERVDYNNPISLSTALRGIDIIIHNAGKTKALNSEQMFKANVGITEKIVSVMNNLPEQQQLIYLSSQAATLPCQNNVPLKEDEPCAPITCYGKSKLAAEQMIQKQCKKNYTIIRPCSIYGCGDKDFLQLFKMVSWGFGFKIGRKDKLLNMIYVSELAQFVELCVNNPAAYSQIFFATDGHIYRQSEIVKAIAKALNKNPVVITIPEFLALPVFYAGDLYGRIFHKEVVINREKMKEIMADAWLADIGKAREILHWNPIANLEEHLKETAKCYRALGWL, from the coding sequence ATGAAGATAGCAATCACAGGTGCCAATGGATTCGTAGGCAGCAATTTGGTAAAACACTTTCTTTCTACCGGTTTTGAAGTTAAAGCCCTGATTCGTGCAAGTGCATCTTCAGCTTTCATTCCCCCTCAAGCTCAAATCGAAAGGGTGGATTATAATAATCCTATTTCGCTTAGCACAGCTCTTAGAGGTATAGATATTATAATTCATAATGCGGGAAAAACCAAGGCATTAAATTCGGAACAAATGTTTAAAGCCAATGTGGGAATAACGGAAAAAATAGTGTCAGTAATGAACAATCTCCCTGAACAACAGCAACTTATCTATCTTAGTTCCCAGGCAGCAACCCTTCCTTGCCAAAATAATGTTCCCCTAAAAGAAGATGAACCTTGTGCTCCTATAACCTGTTATGGAAAAAGCAAACTTGCCGCTGAACAGATGATCCAAAAACAATGTAAGAAAAATTACACCATCATTCGTCCTTGTTCAATTTACGGTTGTGGAGATAAGGATTTCTTGCAGCTCTTTAAAATGGTTTCCTGGGGATTTGGTTTTAAAATTGGACGCAAAGATAAACTGCTCAATATGATCTATGTATCCGAATTGGCACAGTTTGTAGAACTTTGTGTTAATAACCCTGCTGCCTATTCTCAGATTTTTTTTGCCACTGATGGACATATTTACCGTCAAAGTGAAATTGTAAAAGCAATAGCCAAAGCCCTGAATAAAAATCCTGTTGTAATAACCATTCCAGAATTTTTAGCGCTTCCGGTTTTTTATGCAGGTGATTTATATGGCCGAATTTTCCATAAAGAAGTAGTAATCAATCGGGAGAAAATGAAAGAAATTATGGCGGATGCCTGGCTGGCAGATATTGGAAAAGCAAGAGAGATTCTCCATTGGAATCCTATTGCCAATTTAGAAGAACACTTAAAGGAGACCGCAAAGTGTTATCGCGCTTTGGGTTGGCTATAA
- a CDS encoding TatD family hydrolase produces the protein MRLLETHAHLDHPDFDEDRENIISKCFNSGIEYIINVAFNKETAFSSLDLAKKHLHIFSTVGFHPHDAVDFDAEVVKKLAREKKVLAIGEIGLDFFRNLSPFTVQREVFANQAHLAVEYDLPVIVHNRDAHQECYNILKNNQVKDAVFHCFTGDIVFAQQVLDAGWMISFTGNITYSNSNLDDVIRIIPLDRFMVETDSPYLPPHPHRGERNSPLFLPLVVEKIAQVKEMSPNEVAEIAFNNAYKFFRIPPDPVKSSHHKAKHKKL, from the coding sequence ATGAGATTATTGGAAACACACGCTCATCTTGATCATCCCGATTTTGACGAAGATCGGGAAAATATCATCAGCAAGTGTTTTAACAGCGGAATTGAATATATCATCAATGTCGCTTTCAATAAAGAAACGGCATTCAGTTCTTTAGACCTGGCAAAAAAACACTTGCACATCTTTTCTACCGTTGGTTTTCACCCTCATGATGCGGTTGATTTTGATGCCGAAGTAGTGAAAAAACTGGCAAGAGAAAAAAAAGTGCTGGCGATCGGAGAAATCGGGTTGGATTTTTTCCGTAATTTATCTCCCTTTACAGTTCAAAGAGAGGTATTTGCCAATCAGGCACATCTTGCCGTAGAATATGATTTGCCTGTTATCGTGCATAACAGAGATGCTCATCAAGAATGTTATAACATCCTAAAAAACAATCAAGTTAAGGACGCGGTATTTCATTGTTTTACTGGTGATATTGTATTTGCTCAACAGGTCTTGGATGCCGGTTGGATGATTTCATTCACGGGTAATATTACTTATTCCAATTCCAATCTGGATGATGTTATTCGAATAATTCCTTTGGATAGATTTATGGTGGAAACCGATAGTCCTTACTTGCCTCCCCATCCACATAGAGGAGAAAGAAATTCTCCCCTTTTTCTGCCTTTGGTCGTAGAAAAAATAGCGCAAGTGAAAGAAATGAGTCCAAATGAAGTAGCAGAAATAGCTTTTAACAATGCTTACAAATTTTTCCGAATTCCACCCGATCCGGTGAAATCTTCACACCATAAAGCAAAACACAAGAAATTATAA